The following are encoded together in the Equus quagga isolate Etosha38 chromosome 1, UCLA_HA_Equagga_1.0, whole genome shotgun sequence genome:
- the UBA7 gene encoding ubiquitin-like modifier-activating enzyme 7 isoform X4, translated as MDVLETSKSLDEELYSRQMYVLGLPAMQRIQGAKVLLSGLQGLGAEVAKNLVLMGVGSLTLHDPHPTCWSDLAAQLFLSKRDLERSRAEACQELVAKLNGSVQVCIHTGDLTEDLLLDFQVVVLTASKLEEQLKVGTLCHKHGVCFLVADTWGLVGQLFCDFGEDFTVQDPTEAEPLTAAIQHITQGSPGILTLKKEADGQYFCSGDLVTFSGIEGMVELNDCAPRPIHVQEDGTLEIGDTTTFSCYLRGGAVTEVKRPKTVSHEPLDAALLQPRVVAQSPQEVHRAHCLHQAFRALHKFHHHNGRPPRPWDPAISRKFMPLDQWLYFDALDCLPEDGKPLPNPEDCIPRGCRYDGQIAVFGAGFQKKLSHQHYLLVGAGAIGCELLKNFALVGLGTRGSGSVTVADMDHIERSNLSRQFLFRPQDIGRPKAEVAAEAALRLNSDLQVTSFTHQLDPSTEDIYGDNFFSRMDGVAAALDSFQARRYVAVRCTHYLKPLLEAGTQGTLGHASVFMPHVTEPYRAPASATASEDAPYPVCTVRHFPSTAEHTVQWARDEFEGLFHLAAETINHHQQALTSLADTDRPQVLTLLQAVLGVLRERPQTWQDCVVWALGHWQLRFCYSIMQLLKHFPPDKVLEDGTLFWSGSKRCPQPLEFDASQDTHFLYVLAAANLYAQMHGLPGSQDKTGLRELLKLLPLPGPQDLAPIFANDLDPALASAEFGPEQLKLHEALEFWSVGPHLKPLRFEKDNDSNFHMDFVAAAASLRAQNYGILPANRMQSKRIVGQIIPAIATTSAAVAGLVVLELYKVVGGAQSLGAFRHSYLHLAENRFSRWVPHAPAIQTFHHLKWTCWDRLKVPAGQPERNLESLLAHLQEQHGLRVRILLYGRARLYSAAWPPEKQAQHLSLRVTELVQRVTGQVPLPGQRVLVLELSCEGEEEDTIFPPLHYEL; from the exons ATGGATGTCCTGGAGACCTCCAAGTCACTGGATGAGGAGCTGTACTCACGGCAGAT GTATGTGCTGGGCTTGCCGGCCATGCAGAGGATTCAGGGAGCCAAGGTCCTGCTGTCAGGTCTTCAGGGCTTGGGGGCTGAGGTGGCCAAGAACCTGGTTCTGATGGGTGTGGGCAGCCTCACTCTGCATGATCCTCACCCCACCTGCTGGTCTGACCTGGCTGCCCAG ctTTTCCTCTCAAAGCGGGACTTAGAAAGGAGCAGGGCTGAGGCATGTCAAGAACTGGTCGCTAAGCTCAATGGATCTGTCCAGGTCTGCATCCACACAGGTGACCTCACTGAGGACCTGCTGCTGGACTTCCAG GTGGTGGTGCTGACTGCCTCAAAGCTGGAGGAGCAACTAAAGGTGGGCACCTTATGCCACAAGCATGGAGTCTGCTTTCTGGTGGCTGACACCTGGGGTCTTGTCGG GCAGTTGTTCTGTGACTTTGGTGAGGACTTCACCGTGCAGGACCCTACAGAGGCAGAACCCCTGACAGCTGCCATCCAGCACATCACCCAG GGCTCCCCCGGCATTCTCACTCTGAAAAAAGAGGCTGATGGCCAGTACTTCTGCAGTGGGGACTTGGTGACTTTCTCAGGGATTGAGGGCATGGTTGAGCTCAATGACTGTGCTCCCCGGCCTATCCATGTGCAGG AGGATGGGACATTGGAGATTGGGGACACAACAACTTTCTCCTGTTACTTGCGTGGCGGGGCGGTCACTGAGGTCAAGAGGCCCAAGACTGTGAGCCAT GAGCCCCTGGATGCAGCCCTGCTGCAGCCCCGTGTAGTGGCCCAGAGTCCCCAGGAAGTTCACCGTGCCCACTGCCTGCATCAGGCCTTCCGTGCACTGCACAAGTTCCACCACCACAATGGTCGCCCACCCCGGCCCTGGGATCCT GCAATTTCCAGGAAGTTCATGCCCCTGGACCAGTGGCTGTACTTTGATGCCCTTGATTGTCTTCCAGAAGATGGGAAGCCCCTTCCCAATCCCGAAGACTGTATACCG AGAGGATGCCGCTACGATGGGCAAATCGCAGTGTTCGGGGCTGGTTTTCAGAAGAAGCTGAGCCACCAACATTACCTCCTG GTGGGTGCTGGTGCTATTGGCTGTGAGCTGCTCAAAAACTTTGCCCTAGTGGGCCTGGGGACCAGGGGCAGTGGGAGCGTGACTGTTGCCGACATGGACCACATAGAGCGCTCCAACCTCAGCCGTCAGTTCCTCTTCAGGCCCCAGGACATTGGT AGGCCCAAGGCAGAAGTGGCTGCAGAGGCCGCTCTCCGCCTGAACTCAGACTTGCAGGTGACCTCGTTCACCCACCAGCTAGATCCCAGTACAGAGGACATCTACGGGGACAACTTCTTCTCCCGTATGGATGGCGTGGCTGCCGCCCTGGACAGTTTCCAGGCCC GACGCTATGTGGCTGTTCGCTGCACCCATTATCTGAAGCCACTGCTGGAAGCAGGTACACAGGGCACCCTGGGCCATGCTTCAGTGTTCATGCCACATGTGACTGAGCCCTACAGAGCCCCAGCCTCGGCTACAGCTTCTGAGGATGCCCCCTACCCTGTCTGCACTGTGCGGCACTTCCCCAGCACAGCTGAGCACACCGTACAG TGGGCCCGGGATGAGTTTGAGGggctcttccatctggctgctgAGACCATCAACCACCACCAACA GGCACTCACTTCTCTGGCAGACACAGACAGGCCACAGGTGCTGACTCTGCTGCAGGCGGTGCTGGGTGTCCTGAGAGAGCGTCCACAGACTTGGCAAGATTGTGTGGTGTGGGCCCTTGGCCACTGGCAGCTACGCTTCTGTTATAGCATCATGCAGCTGCTGAAGCACTTCCCACCTGATAAA GTGCTTGAGGATGGGACTCTTTTCTGGTCGGGTTCTAAACGGTGTCCTCAGCCCTTGGAGTTTGATGCCAGCCAA GACACGCACTTCCTCTACGTGCTGGCAGCTGCTAACCTGTATGCCCAGATGCATGGGCTGCCTGGCTCACAAGACAAGACTGGGCTCAGGGAACTGCTAAAGTTGCTGCCGCTGCCTGGCCCTCAGGACCTGGCCCCCATCTTTGCTAATGACTTGGATCCGGCTCTGGCTTCTGCTGAGTTTG GCCCTGAGCAGTTGAAACTGCATGAAGCCCTGGAATTCTGGAGCGTGGGCCCTCACCTGAAGCCCCTGAGGTTTGAGAAG GACAATGACAGCAACTTTCATATGGACTTtgtggcagcagcagcaagccTGCGAGCTCAGAACTATGGGATACTACCCGCCAACCGCATGCAG AGCAAGCGAATCGTGGGCCAGATTATCCCAGCCATTGCTACCACTTCAGCAGCTGTGGCAGGCCTGGTGGTCCTGGAACTGTATAAGGTGGTGGGTGGGGCACAATCCCTTGGTGCCTTTCGCCACAGCTATTTGCATCTGGCAGAAAACCGTTTCAGCCGCTGGGTGCCTCACGCCCCAGCCATCCAGACG TTCCATCACCTGAAGTGGACCTGTTGGGACCGCCTGAAGGTGCCTGCTGGGCAGCCTGAGAGAAACCTGGAGTCATTACTGGCCCATCTCCAG GAACAACATGGGCTGAGGGTGAGGATCCTGCTGTACGGCCGGGCCCGTCTCTACTCAGCTGCATGGCCGCCTGAAAAGCAGGCCCAGCACTTGTCTCTCAG GGTGACGGAACTGGTGCAGCGGGTGACAGGCCAAGTGCCTCTGCCTGGGCAGCGGGTGCTGGTACTGGAGCTCAGCtgtgagggtgaggaggaggacacTATCTTTCCACCCCTGCACTACGAGCTGTGA
- the UBA7 gene encoding ubiquitin-like modifier-activating enzyme 7 isoform X2 translates to MDVLETSKSLDEELYSRQMYVLGLPAMQRIQGAKVLLSGLQGLGAEVAKNLVLMGVGSLTLHDPHPTCWSDLAAQLFLSKRDLERSRAEACQELVAKLNGSVQVCIHTGDLTEDLLLDFQVVVLTASKLEEQLKVGTLCHKHGVCFLVADTWGLVGQLFCDFGEDFTVQDPTEAEPLTAAIQHITQGSPGILTLKKEADGQYFCSGDLVTFSGIEGMVELNDCAPRPIHVQEDGTLEIGDTTTFSCYLRGGAVTEVKRPKTVSHEPLDAALLQPRVVAQSPQEVHRAHCLHQAFRALHKFHHHNGRPPRPWDPVDADMVVGLARALEPLKGTEGEPLEELLDEALVRTVALSSAGTLSPMAAILGAMAAQEVLKAISRKFMPLDQWLYFDALDCLPEDGKPLPNPEDCIPRGCRYDGQIAVFGAGFQKKLSHQHYLLVGAGAIGCELLKNFALVGLGTRGSGSVTVADMDHIERSNLSRQFLFRPQDIGRPKAEVAAEAALRLNSDLQVTSFTHQLDPSTEDIYGDNFFSRMDGVAAALDSFQARRYVAVRCTHYLKPLLEAGTQGTLGHASVFMPHVTEPYRAPASATASEDAPYPVCTVRHFPSTAEHTVQWARDEFEGLFHLAAETINHHQQALTSLADTDRPQVLTLLQAVLGVLRERPQTWQDCVVWALGHWQLRFCYSIMQLLKHFPPDKVLEDGTLFWSGSKRCPQPLEFDASQDTHFLYVLAAANLYAQMHGLPGSQDKTGLRELLKLLPLPGPQDLAPIFANDLDPALASAEFGPEQLKLHEALEFWSVGPHLKPLRFEKDNDSNFHMDFVAAAASLRAQNYGILPANRMQSKRIVGQIIPAIATTSAAVAGLVVLELYKVVGGAQSLGAFRHSYLHLAENRFSRWVPHAPAIQTEQHGLRVRILLYGRARLYSAAWPPEKQAQHLSLRVTELVQRVTGQVPLPGQRVLVLELSCEGEEEDTIFPPLHYEL, encoded by the exons ATGGATGTCCTGGAGACCTCCAAGTCACTGGATGAGGAGCTGTACTCACGGCAGAT GTATGTGCTGGGCTTGCCGGCCATGCAGAGGATTCAGGGAGCCAAGGTCCTGCTGTCAGGTCTTCAGGGCTTGGGGGCTGAGGTGGCCAAGAACCTGGTTCTGATGGGTGTGGGCAGCCTCACTCTGCATGATCCTCACCCCACCTGCTGGTCTGACCTGGCTGCCCAG ctTTTCCTCTCAAAGCGGGACTTAGAAAGGAGCAGGGCTGAGGCATGTCAAGAACTGGTCGCTAAGCTCAATGGATCTGTCCAGGTCTGCATCCACACAGGTGACCTCACTGAGGACCTGCTGCTGGACTTCCAG GTGGTGGTGCTGACTGCCTCAAAGCTGGAGGAGCAACTAAAGGTGGGCACCTTATGCCACAAGCATGGAGTCTGCTTTCTGGTGGCTGACACCTGGGGTCTTGTCGG GCAGTTGTTCTGTGACTTTGGTGAGGACTTCACCGTGCAGGACCCTACAGAGGCAGAACCCCTGACAGCTGCCATCCAGCACATCACCCAG GGCTCCCCCGGCATTCTCACTCTGAAAAAAGAGGCTGATGGCCAGTACTTCTGCAGTGGGGACTTGGTGACTTTCTCAGGGATTGAGGGCATGGTTGAGCTCAATGACTGTGCTCCCCGGCCTATCCATGTGCAGG AGGATGGGACATTGGAGATTGGGGACACAACAACTTTCTCCTGTTACTTGCGTGGCGGGGCGGTCACTGAGGTCAAGAGGCCCAAGACTGTGAGCCAT GAGCCCCTGGATGCAGCCCTGCTGCAGCCCCGTGTAGTGGCCCAGAGTCCCCAGGAAGTTCACCGTGCCCACTGCCTGCATCAGGCCTTCCGTGCACTGCACAAGTTCCACCACCACAATGGTCGCCCACCCCGGCCCTGGGATCCT GTTGATGCAGACATGGTGGTGGGCCTGGCCCGGGCCCTGGAACCACTgaaggggacagagggagagcCATTGGAAGAGCTGCTGGATGAGGCTCTAGTGCGGACAGTCGCCCTGAGTAGTGCTGGTACCTTGAGCCCCATGGCAGCCATATTGGGTGCCATGGCTGCCCAGGAAGTGCTCAAG GCAATTTCCAGGAAGTTCATGCCCCTGGACCAGTGGCTGTACTTTGATGCCCTTGATTGTCTTCCAGAAGATGGGAAGCCCCTTCCCAATCCCGAAGACTGTATACCG AGAGGATGCCGCTACGATGGGCAAATCGCAGTGTTCGGGGCTGGTTTTCAGAAGAAGCTGAGCCACCAACATTACCTCCTG GTGGGTGCTGGTGCTATTGGCTGTGAGCTGCTCAAAAACTTTGCCCTAGTGGGCCTGGGGACCAGGGGCAGTGGGAGCGTGACTGTTGCCGACATGGACCACATAGAGCGCTCCAACCTCAGCCGTCAGTTCCTCTTCAGGCCCCAGGACATTGGT AGGCCCAAGGCAGAAGTGGCTGCAGAGGCCGCTCTCCGCCTGAACTCAGACTTGCAGGTGACCTCGTTCACCCACCAGCTAGATCCCAGTACAGAGGACATCTACGGGGACAACTTCTTCTCCCGTATGGATGGCGTGGCTGCCGCCCTGGACAGTTTCCAGGCCC GACGCTATGTGGCTGTTCGCTGCACCCATTATCTGAAGCCACTGCTGGAAGCAGGTACACAGGGCACCCTGGGCCATGCTTCAGTGTTCATGCCACATGTGACTGAGCCCTACAGAGCCCCAGCCTCGGCTACAGCTTCTGAGGATGCCCCCTACCCTGTCTGCACTGTGCGGCACTTCCCCAGCACAGCTGAGCACACCGTACAG TGGGCCCGGGATGAGTTTGAGGggctcttccatctggctgctgAGACCATCAACCACCACCAACA GGCACTCACTTCTCTGGCAGACACAGACAGGCCACAGGTGCTGACTCTGCTGCAGGCGGTGCTGGGTGTCCTGAGAGAGCGTCCACAGACTTGGCAAGATTGTGTGGTGTGGGCCCTTGGCCACTGGCAGCTACGCTTCTGTTATAGCATCATGCAGCTGCTGAAGCACTTCCCACCTGATAAA GTGCTTGAGGATGGGACTCTTTTCTGGTCGGGTTCTAAACGGTGTCCTCAGCCCTTGGAGTTTGATGCCAGCCAA GACACGCACTTCCTCTACGTGCTGGCAGCTGCTAACCTGTATGCCCAGATGCATGGGCTGCCTGGCTCACAAGACAAGACTGGGCTCAGGGAACTGCTAAAGTTGCTGCCGCTGCCTGGCCCTCAGGACCTGGCCCCCATCTTTGCTAATGACTTGGATCCGGCTCTGGCTTCTGCTGAGTTTG GCCCTGAGCAGTTGAAACTGCATGAAGCCCTGGAATTCTGGAGCGTGGGCCCTCACCTGAAGCCCCTGAGGTTTGAGAAG GACAATGACAGCAACTTTCATATGGACTTtgtggcagcagcagcaagccTGCGAGCTCAGAACTATGGGATACTACCCGCCAACCGCATGCAG AGCAAGCGAATCGTGGGCCAGATTATCCCAGCCATTGCTACCACTTCAGCAGCTGTGGCAGGCCTGGTGGTCCTGGAACTGTATAAGGTGGTGGGTGGGGCACAATCCCTTGGTGCCTTTCGCCACAGCTATTTGCATCTGGCAGAAAACCGTTTCAGCCGCTGGGTGCCTCACGCCCCAGCCATCCAGACG GAACAACATGGGCTGAGGGTGAGGATCCTGCTGTACGGCCGGGCCCGTCTCTACTCAGCTGCATGGCCGCCTGAAAAGCAGGCCCAGCACTTGTCTCTCAG GGTGACGGAACTGGTGCAGCGGGTGACAGGCCAAGTGCCTCTGCCTGGGCAGCGGGTGCTGGTACTGGAGCTCAGCtgtgagggtgaggaggaggacacTATCTTTCCACCCCTGCACTACGAGCTGTGA
- the UBA7 gene encoding ubiquitin-like modifier-activating enzyme 7 isoform X3 yields the protein MDVLETSKSLDEELYSRQMYVLGLPAMQRIQGAKVLLSGLQGLGAEVAKNLVLMGVGSLTLHDPHPTCWSDLAAQLFLSKRDLERSRAEACQELVAKLNGSVQVCIHTGDLTEDLLLDFQVVVLTASKLEEQLKVGTLCHKHGVCFLVADTWGLVGQLFCDFGEDFTVQDPTEAEPLTAAIQHITQGSPGILTLKKEADGQYFCSGDLVTFSGIEGMVELNDCAPRPIHVQEDGTLEIGDTTTFSCYLRGGAVTEVKRPKTVSHEPLDAALLQPRVVAQSPQEVHRAHCLHQAFRALHKFHHHNGRPPRPWDPVDADMVVGLARALEPLKGTEGEPLEELLDEALVRTVALSSAGTLSPMAAILGAMAAQEVLKAISRKFMPLDQWLYFDALDCLPEDGKPLPNPEDCIPRGCRYDGQIAVFGAGFQKKLSHQHYLLRPKAEVAAEAALRLNSDLQVTSFTHQLDPSTEDIYGDNFFSRMDGVAAALDSFQARRYVAVRCTHYLKPLLEAGTQGTLGHASVFMPHVTEPYRAPASATASEDAPYPVCTVRHFPSTAEHTVQWARDEFEGLFHLAAETINHHQQALTSLADTDRPQVLTLLQAVLGVLRERPQTWQDCVVWALGHWQLRFCYSIMQLLKHFPPDKVLEDGTLFWSGSKRCPQPLEFDASQDTHFLYVLAAANLYAQMHGLPGSQDKTGLRELLKLLPLPGPQDLAPIFANDLDPALASAEFGPEQLKLHEALEFWSVGPHLKPLRFEKDNDSNFHMDFVAAAASLRAQNYGILPANRMQSKRIVGQIIPAIATTSAAVAGLVVLELYKVVGGAQSLGAFRHSYLHLAENRFSRWVPHAPAIQTFHHLKWTCWDRLKVPAGQPERNLESLLAHLQEQHGLRVRILLYGRARLYSAAWPPEKQAQHLSLRVTELVQRVTGQVPLPGQRVLVLELSCEGEEEDTIFPPLHYEL from the exons ATGGATGTCCTGGAGACCTCCAAGTCACTGGATGAGGAGCTGTACTCACGGCAGAT GTATGTGCTGGGCTTGCCGGCCATGCAGAGGATTCAGGGAGCCAAGGTCCTGCTGTCAGGTCTTCAGGGCTTGGGGGCTGAGGTGGCCAAGAACCTGGTTCTGATGGGTGTGGGCAGCCTCACTCTGCATGATCCTCACCCCACCTGCTGGTCTGACCTGGCTGCCCAG ctTTTCCTCTCAAAGCGGGACTTAGAAAGGAGCAGGGCTGAGGCATGTCAAGAACTGGTCGCTAAGCTCAATGGATCTGTCCAGGTCTGCATCCACACAGGTGACCTCACTGAGGACCTGCTGCTGGACTTCCAG GTGGTGGTGCTGACTGCCTCAAAGCTGGAGGAGCAACTAAAGGTGGGCACCTTATGCCACAAGCATGGAGTCTGCTTTCTGGTGGCTGACACCTGGGGTCTTGTCGG GCAGTTGTTCTGTGACTTTGGTGAGGACTTCACCGTGCAGGACCCTACAGAGGCAGAACCCCTGACAGCTGCCATCCAGCACATCACCCAG GGCTCCCCCGGCATTCTCACTCTGAAAAAAGAGGCTGATGGCCAGTACTTCTGCAGTGGGGACTTGGTGACTTTCTCAGGGATTGAGGGCATGGTTGAGCTCAATGACTGTGCTCCCCGGCCTATCCATGTGCAGG AGGATGGGACATTGGAGATTGGGGACACAACAACTTTCTCCTGTTACTTGCGTGGCGGGGCGGTCACTGAGGTCAAGAGGCCCAAGACTGTGAGCCAT GAGCCCCTGGATGCAGCCCTGCTGCAGCCCCGTGTAGTGGCCCAGAGTCCCCAGGAAGTTCACCGTGCCCACTGCCTGCATCAGGCCTTCCGTGCACTGCACAAGTTCCACCACCACAATGGTCGCCCACCCCGGCCCTGGGATCCT GTTGATGCAGACATGGTGGTGGGCCTGGCCCGGGCCCTGGAACCACTgaaggggacagagggagagcCATTGGAAGAGCTGCTGGATGAGGCTCTAGTGCGGACAGTCGCCCTGAGTAGTGCTGGTACCTTGAGCCCCATGGCAGCCATATTGGGTGCCATGGCTGCCCAGGAAGTGCTCAAG GCAATTTCCAGGAAGTTCATGCCCCTGGACCAGTGGCTGTACTTTGATGCCCTTGATTGTCTTCCAGAAGATGGGAAGCCCCTTCCCAATCCCGAAGACTGTATACCG AGAGGATGCCGCTACGATGGGCAAATCGCAGTGTTCGGGGCTGGTTTTCAGAAGAAGCTGAGCCACCAACATTACCTCCTG AGGCCCAAGGCAGAAGTGGCTGCAGAGGCCGCTCTCCGCCTGAACTCAGACTTGCAGGTGACCTCGTTCACCCACCAGCTAGATCCCAGTACAGAGGACATCTACGGGGACAACTTCTTCTCCCGTATGGATGGCGTGGCTGCCGCCCTGGACAGTTTCCAGGCCC GACGCTATGTGGCTGTTCGCTGCACCCATTATCTGAAGCCACTGCTGGAAGCAGGTACACAGGGCACCCTGGGCCATGCTTCAGTGTTCATGCCACATGTGACTGAGCCCTACAGAGCCCCAGCCTCGGCTACAGCTTCTGAGGATGCCCCCTACCCTGTCTGCACTGTGCGGCACTTCCCCAGCACAGCTGAGCACACCGTACAG TGGGCCCGGGATGAGTTTGAGGggctcttccatctggctgctgAGACCATCAACCACCACCAACA GGCACTCACTTCTCTGGCAGACACAGACAGGCCACAGGTGCTGACTCTGCTGCAGGCGGTGCTGGGTGTCCTGAGAGAGCGTCCACAGACTTGGCAAGATTGTGTGGTGTGGGCCCTTGGCCACTGGCAGCTACGCTTCTGTTATAGCATCATGCAGCTGCTGAAGCACTTCCCACCTGATAAA GTGCTTGAGGATGGGACTCTTTTCTGGTCGGGTTCTAAACGGTGTCCTCAGCCCTTGGAGTTTGATGCCAGCCAA GACACGCACTTCCTCTACGTGCTGGCAGCTGCTAACCTGTATGCCCAGATGCATGGGCTGCCTGGCTCACAAGACAAGACTGGGCTCAGGGAACTGCTAAAGTTGCTGCCGCTGCCTGGCCCTCAGGACCTGGCCCCCATCTTTGCTAATGACTTGGATCCGGCTCTGGCTTCTGCTGAGTTTG GCCCTGAGCAGTTGAAACTGCATGAAGCCCTGGAATTCTGGAGCGTGGGCCCTCACCTGAAGCCCCTGAGGTTTGAGAAG GACAATGACAGCAACTTTCATATGGACTTtgtggcagcagcagcaagccTGCGAGCTCAGAACTATGGGATACTACCCGCCAACCGCATGCAG AGCAAGCGAATCGTGGGCCAGATTATCCCAGCCATTGCTACCACTTCAGCAGCTGTGGCAGGCCTGGTGGTCCTGGAACTGTATAAGGTGGTGGGTGGGGCACAATCCCTTGGTGCCTTTCGCCACAGCTATTTGCATCTGGCAGAAAACCGTTTCAGCCGCTGGGTGCCTCACGCCCCAGCCATCCAGACG TTCCATCACCTGAAGTGGACCTGTTGGGACCGCCTGAAGGTGCCTGCTGGGCAGCCTGAGAGAAACCTGGAGTCATTACTGGCCCATCTCCAG GAACAACATGGGCTGAGGGTGAGGATCCTGCTGTACGGCCGGGCCCGTCTCTACTCAGCTGCATGGCCGCCTGAAAAGCAGGCCCAGCACTTGTCTCTCAG GGTGACGGAACTGGTGCAGCGGGTGACAGGCCAAGTGCCTCTGCCTGGGCAGCGGGTGCTGGTACTGGAGCTCAGCtgtgagggtgaggaggaggacacTATCTTTCCACCCCTGCACTACGAGCTGTGA